The following is a genomic window from Pseudomonas sp. FP2335.
GACCTCGGTCAGTCGGCAGAATTTCTCGGTGATCTCGATCTACGCGCGCATCGGCTCCAACAGCGACCGCTTGTTCACCGAGCTGCTGGCCAAGGCCAACGAGGTAAAGAACAAGCTGCCCCAGGACGCCGAAGACCCGGTGCTGAGCAAAGAGGCCGCTGACGCCTCGGCGCTGATGTACATCAGTTTCTCCAGCGGGCAATTGAGCAACCCGCAGATCACCGACTACCTGTCGCGGGTGATCCAGCCCAAGCTCGCGACCCTGCCGGGCATGGCCGAAGCGGAGATCCTCGGCAACCAGGTGTTCGCCATGCGCATCTGGCTCGACCCGGTGAAACTCGCCGGTTTCGGCCTCAGCGCCAGCGACATCACCGACGCGGTGCGCCACTACAACTTTCTCTCCGCCGCCGGCGAGGTAAAGGGCGAGTTCGTGGTCACCAGCATCAACGCCAACACCGACCTCAAGTCCGCCGAAGCGTTTGGCGCCATTACCGTCAAGGCCGACGGCGACAGCCGCGTACTGCTGCGGGATGTGGCACGGGTGGAAATGGGCGCGGAAAACTACAACGCCATCAGCTCGTTCGGCGGCACGCCGTCGGTGTACATCGGCATCAAGGCCACACCCAGCGCCAACCCGCTGGAGGTGATCAAGGAAGTGCGCAAGATCATGCCGCAGTTGGAATCCCAGCTGCCGCCCAACCTCAAGGCAGAAATTGCCTACGACGCCACGCTGTTTATCCAGGCGTCCATCAACGAGGTGGTCAAGACCCTGTTCGAAGCGGTGCTGATCGTGATCGTGGTGGTGTTCCTGTTCCTCGGCGCCCTGCGCTCGGTGGTGATTCCGGTAATCACCATCCCGTTGTCGATGATCGGCGTGCTGTTTTTCATGCAATTGATGGGCTACTCGATCAACCTGCTGACGCTGCTGGCGATGGTCTTGGCCATCGGCCTGGTGGTGGACGATGCGATCGTGGTGGTGGAAAACATCCACCGGCATATCGAGGAAGGCAAGACGCCCCTGGATGCGGCGCTCGAAGGTGCGCGGGAAATCGCCCTGCCGGTGGTGTCGATGACCATCACCCTGGCGGCGGTGTATGCGCCCATCGGTTTTCTTGAAGGGCTCACCGGGGCGCTGTTCAAGGAGTTCGCGCTGACATTGGCCGGCGCGGTGATCATCTCCGGCATCATTGCCCTGACCTTGTCGCCGATGATGTGCGCGCTGCTGTTGCGCCATGACGAAAACCCGTCCGGCCTCGCCCACCGCCTCGACCGCATTTTCGACGGCCTCAAGCGTCGCTACCAAAGCCTGCTGCACGGCACCCTGAACACGCGCCCGGTGGTGATCGTGTTTGCGCTGATCGTGCTGGCCCTGATCCCGGTGTTCCTCAAGTTCACCCAGTCGCAACTGGCCCCGGATGAAGACCAGGGCATCATTTTCATGATGGCCAGCGCGCCGCAACCGGCCAACCTGGACTACCTCAACACCTACACCGACGAGTTCGTAAAAATCTTCAAGGAGTTCCCGGAGTACTACTCGTCATTCCAGATCAACGGCTTCAACGGCGTGCAATCGGGCATCGGCGGTTTTCTGCTCAAGCCGTGGAACGAGCGCAGCCGCACCCAGATGCAAATCCTCCCCGAGGTGCAGCACCGCCTGGAGCAGATTCCCGGCCTGCAAGTGTTCGGCTTCAACCTGCCGTCCCTGCCGGGCACGGGCGAAGGCTTGCCGTTCGGCTTTGTGATCAACACCGCCAACGATTACGAGTCGTTGCTGGAAGTGGCCAACCGGGTGAAAAAGCGCGCGATGGAGTCGGGCAAGTTCGCGTTTGTCGACATCGACCTGGCGTTCGACAAACCTGAAATCGTGGTCGACATCGACCGCGCCAAGGCGGCGCAGATGGGCGTGTCGATGCAGGACCTTGGCGGCACCCTGGCGACGTTGCTGGCGGAGGCGGAGATCAACCGGTTCACCCTGGACGGGCGCAGTTACAAGGTGATCGCCCAGGTCGAACGCGCCTACCGTGACAACCCCGATTGGTTGAACAATTACTACGTGAAAAACAACAAGGGTGAGCTGCTGCCATTGTCGACGCTGATTACACTCTCCGACCGCGCCCGACCTCGGCAGTTGAACCAGTTCCAGCAGCTCAACTCGGCGCTGATCTCGGGTTTCCCGATTGTCAGCATGGGTGAAGCGATTGACACGGTGCGCCAGATTGCCATCGAAGAAACACCGCCCGGCTACGCGTTCGACTACAGCGGCGCATCCCGGCAATTTATCCAGGAAGGCACGGCGCTGTGGGTGACCTTTGGCCTGGCCTTGGCGATTATCTTCCTGGTGCTGGCGGCGCAGTTCGAGAGCTTTCGCGACCCGCTGGTGATCCTGGTAACGGTGCCGTTGTCGATCTGCGGGGCGTTGATTCCCCTGTTCCTCGGCTGGTCGAGCATGAACATCTATACCCAGGTGGGGTTGGTCACCTTGATCGGGCTGATCAGCAAGCACGGGATTCTGATCGTCGAGTTTGCCAACCAACTGCGCAAGGACAAGGGCCTGACACCTCGCCAGGCCGTGGAAGAAGCCGCGGCGATTCGCTTGCGCCCAGTGCTGATGACCACCGCCGCCATGGTGTTCGGCATGGTGCCGCTGATCCTCGCCACTGGCGCGGGGGCAGTGAGCCGGTTTGACATCGGCATGGTGATTGCGACGGGGATGTCGATTGGCACGTTGTTTACGCTGTTTGTGCTGCCGTGCGTCTACACCCTGCTGGCCAGACCCGATAAACCCTGAACCTTGTCCTGCGGGCCAATGCTGCTAAACCGAACCTTGTCCTGCGGGCCAATCCCCCTGACCCGAACCTTGTAGTGAGCGGGCTTGCCCGCGCTGGGGGGCGAAGCCGCCCTAAACGGTACGCCGCGGTGCATCAGAAAGACCGAGGTGCCGGGATTTGGGGCGGCTTCGCCACCCGGCGCGGGCAAGCCCGCTCACTACAGGCAAAAAAAAGGCCTCGCTGTGCGAGGCCTTATTCAGGGGGGTTGAATCGTTTCAACTTTGCGGCCTCATGCCTTGAGACATCCCAAACATGAACAGCAACAATTCATGATCAGGCTTGACCGCCGTGCTCGCCTTGGCAACGCGCGGCAACAGGCATTGCGCGCCACCCTGCGTGGCACTGAGCACTTGTGTGCGAGGTTGTTCCCACGCCGCCAGGGCGAGCGCCGCAACGCCCAGCGCCCCAACCAGGAACAGACCTCGTGCTATTTCTAGCTTCATCTGGTTAAACCCTTGATAGCGCTGCCAAACGCCGTCTCGTAAAAGTAGCTGAGTTTGTTCCAGTCAGCGCTGCTCCACGACGAATGGCGCCGCAACTGCTGCATGTCGTGAGAAGCCGCGCGATAAGCGGTCAGCCGCTGCCGGCATTTTTCGAAGTCCAGCAAGGCAATCTCCACATTGGCCGAGTCGCCTTCGCCGGTGACACGGATAAAGATGTGCTTGATGTACAGGCAGCCATGCTGCCAGCGCCCCTTGTGCATACGCACCAGCGTGCCGGCCAACTCCTTGAGAACACGTTCGTGAACCAATTCGCCGTACTGTTCGCGGCCACCGGCGGCATACCAGTTTTCGATTTCATCGAAGCCATCCAGGGCGGCCGTCACCAACAGTGCTTTCCACTGGTGCTCGGGGTCGCGACGCGCCCCGCAAAACACCAGGTCCGGCACGCGCACATCGAGGGAGCGCAGGCCCTTGAGCGCGTCGCGCTCACGCAGCACGGTGGGCCGTCCGAAGGGATGCAGCCAACTGCGGTAGATGTGGCCGGTCTGGCGCTTGCTGTAGAGCAAGTGGCCGTTAGGACCGGTCACCCGTTGCACGCCACTTTCACCGCCGCGCCGACGATTGGGTTCCTCGACCCATTCGCCCTGCTGGCGCCAGAAAAAATCAAATCTCTCCTCCGGAGCTACGTGACTGCCCGCTACGCACTCAACTGCCATCCTGTTACCTCTTTCTCAGTACATACACTCGCCACATGGCGTAGAGCGGCATGAAGTCCAGAGATTCCTGAACGCGGAAACCGGCCTGTTCGAATTCGTCTTCAACAGTAGCAGCTGGTAACACAAAACGGTTTTGGTAACCTTCTTGCTCACCTTCGCCACGCCGTTTTTCTTCGAGACGCTTACGCTTCCAGGCCTTGAAATTGCCATCGACCCACAATGAAAGGATCACGCTGTCGCGTGTAACCCGCTGAAACTCGCGCAGTATCGCGACCCGATGCGCCGGATCACCAATATGGTGTAGCAGACGCATACAGAAAATGCTGTCGACCGAGTTATCCGGCAAATCGATATCAAAGGCAGATGTCTGCAAGGGTCGTACCCGTTTCACCACATCGGCGGGTTGGGCGGCCATTGCGACCTTCAACATCGATTCGGAATTGTCCGCACCAATGATCACGCGGTTGGGTTTTTCGGCCAACAGCGGCCAGAAACGCCCGGCGCCACAAGGCAGGTCCAGCACCAGGCCAGGCTCACCGGCCATGGCCAACGCACCACGGGCCAATTGCTCGTCGCGTTTGTGGGACAACCGGCGAGCCAGATTGTCCTTATGCTTGAGCAAATATTCTTGGGCGTGCTGATCGTCGTACTTATCGGAAAATTCGAGCTTGATCGGGGAAGACATCAACGGATCTCCAGTAGCTGATGCCTACAACCTTAAGCACCCTACTGTGATCATCAGGTCAACTGTTTGTGAAAAAGTTGTCCTGTCGAATCCCATACATTTCAAGACTTTACAGACACATTCAGTATCATTGCGCCATGTTCGCCGAAATTCGACGCAGGCTTGCCGCAGCATAACGGCAAGCCTGGCCCTCAGGACTTGACCTGGCTCAGCTCAACATGAAAGCGGCAGCCGTTGGGTTCCATGGTGCTCAAGCTGACGCTCCAGCCCTGGTTCTCACAGATCCGTTGCACCAGCGACAAGCCCAGGCCGAGGCCTTCGCCGCGCTTCTCGCTGCCACGCACGAAGGGCTCGAACATGGCTTCGCGTTTGTCTTCCGGGATGCCGACGCCCGAGTCTTCCACCACGAAGCCTTCGGGCTCCAGCGTCAGGCGGATAAAGCCGTGCTCGGTGTAGTGCAAGGCATTGCGCAGCAGGTTGCCCATCACCGCGTGCAGGAAGGTCGCGTTGTAGCGGGTATCCAGCGGGTTGCCCGGCTGGTAGATCAACTCCAGGCCCTTGCACTCGATAGGTTCGCGCCAGAGGCCGAGCAAGTCGTCGGCCACCTGCTTGAGGGTCACCCGAGGCGACATGCTGCCATCGTCATGCTGGGCACGGGCCAGCATTAGGAAGGTCTGCACCAGTTCGCGCATTTCCGCGCAGGCGCGAGCGATCCGCTCCACCTGGTTGCGCCCACGCTGGTCGATGGCAGGGTTTTCCAGCAACAATTCACAGGAGCTGGCCAGCACCATCAGCGGCGTGCGCAATTCGTGACTGACATCGCTGGTAAACAACTGCTCGCGAGACAACGCCTGCCGCAAACGCCCCAGCGTGGCATCGAACGCCACGGCCAGTTCGCCCACTTCATCGGCCGCGTAGTCCGGCGCCAGGGGCGGTGCAAGGCCCAGCAACTGGTCGCGATGACGCACCTGGCGGGCCAGACGCACCACCGGCGCCATCACTTTGCGCGCCAGCACCCAGCCGAGGAATACCGCCAGGGCCAGGCTGAGCACAAAGCCCACCAACACGACGGCAAACAGTACGCGCTCACGCTCTTCGAAATCGCTTTGATCCTGCAGCAATACGTAGCGCCGACCGTCCACCACTTCGACCATGGCGTGGTACGACAGCGACTCGCGGAACACTTCATGGAAGCCGGGCTCAAGGTGACGCAGATCCTTGGGCAGGTCGAAATCACCGGGGCCGCCGCTGAAATAAAACAGCTGGTCCGGCTCGGGGCGGTGGTTCCAGTCCTCGACGCTGTCCATCAGCAGCAGACGTTGCAAGTCACCGCCGAGGCCCGCCGAGATCAATTTCTCTTCCACCAGGTGCACGGTCGCAACGATGCCCATGGCGAAGGCCCCCGCGACCAACGCGCTCATCAAGGCAAAGGCGATGATGATCCGTTGGGCAAGGCTTTGCTTAAACTCCATCACGCCCCTCGGCCAGGCGATAACCGACACCGTGCACCGTTTGCAGCAATGGCTTGGCGAACGGTTTATCGATTACTTGGCGCAATTGGTGGACGTGGCTACGCAGGCTGTCGCTATCAGGGCAGTCATCACCCCACAGGGCTTCTTCAAGGATTTCGCGGCGAAGTACATGCGGGCTTTTTTGCATCAGCACCGCCAGCAGCTTCAGGCCGACCGGGTTGAGCTTGAGCAGGCGCCCTTCGCGGGTGACTTCCAGGGTGTCGAGATCGTAATGCAGGTCGGCCACTTGCAGGGCACGCCGCCCGCCACCCTGGGCGCGGCGCAGCACGGCTTCGATGCGCGCGGCCAACTCCGACAGGGCAAAGGGTTTGAGCAAGTAGTCATCGGCGCCGGACTTGAAGCCCTGCAGCCGGTCATCCAGTTGGTCGCGCGCGGTGAGCATGATCACTGGCGTGTCGCGACGGGCGTCTTCGCGCAGGCGTTTGCACAGGGTGTAGCCATCGATACCGGGCAGCATGATGTCGAGCACGATCAGGTCGTAATGCTCGGTGGCGGCCAGGTGCAGGCCCGACAAACCGTCCTGCGCACAGTCCACGGTATAGCCTTTGAGCCCCAGGTAATCGGCCAGGTTGGCCAGAATATCGCGGTTGTCTTCAACCAATAGAATTCGCATGGGCAGTGTCTCCGTACGCGGTAACGGCCGTGTTGGCTCGCGCAGCTTAAGGCCAAGTGTGGTTCAGGGATAGACCTGAAGGGCCGGTCGATAAAGGATTTCAACCGATTTAGCCTTACAACGAGTTTTTCACTATAGCTTCACAAACTGACTACAGTGTCAGCACGAAAATCGCCGCCCATCGATATAAGGAATTTGGACATGGGGTTTCTCAAAACCGCGCCTATGCGCTATTTGCTGCTTGTAACCGGGGCCTGGCTCCTGGTTTTCCTGCTCACGCGTGGCGTGTTGCTCATCACTCACCTCGATGAAGTCAGTGGCAACCTGCTGCCAGTGTTTGGTGTGGGCCTGCTGTACGACCTGGGTTTCCTCGCCTACGCCGCCCTGCCGCTGGGCCTGTATCTGCTGCTCTGCCCGCCTGCGCTGTGGCGCCGCCGTGGCCATCGCTGGTTCCTGCAAGCGGTGCTCAGCGTCAGCCTGTTCGCGATGCTGTTTACCTCGGTGGCCGAGTGGCTGTTCTGGGATGAATTCGGCGTGCGCTTCAACTTTATTGCCGTCGATTACCTGGTGTATTCCGACGAGGTCTTGAACAACCTGCTGGAGTCCTACCCGATCGGCAAACTGCTCAGCCTGCTGGCGATGCTCGCGATTGTGTTGAGCCTGGTCCTGCGCAAGCCGTTCAACGCGGCGATGAACGCGCCGCTGCCGCCACTGCGTGGGCGCCTGGTGACTGCGTTGAGCCTGCTGGTCATCACGGGCCTGAGCCTGCAACTGATCAGCCAGGACAGCCCGCGCACCCAAGGCGGCAATGCTTACAACAACGAACTGGCCAGCAACGGCCCGTATCAGTTTTTCGCCGCCTTCCGCAACAATGAGCTGGACTACCCGCAGTTCTACAAAACACTGCCGGCAGATGTAGTCGCCCAGCAATTGCGGGCCGAACTCAGCGAGCCCAATGCACGCTTCATCGGCAAAGACCCGCTGGATATTCGCCGCGCCATCGACAACCCCGGCACGCTGCGCAAACCCAACATCGTGCTGGTGACCATCGAAAGCTTCAGCGCCAAGTACATGGGCAGCAACGGCGATGAACGCAACCTGACGCCCAACCTCGACGCCCTGCGCAAGCAAAGCCTGTACTTCAACAACTTCTACGCCACTGGCACTCGCACCGACCGCGGCCTGGAAGCGATCACCCTGGCGATCCCTCCGACGCCCGGCCGCTCGATCGTCAAGCGCATTGGCCGCGAAAGCGGTTTCGCCAGCCTCGGCCAGCAACTCAGTGCCATTGGCTACGACAGCGTGTTCGTCTATGGCGGGCGCGGTTACTTCGACAACATGAACGCGTTTTTCAGCGGCAACGGTTATCGGGTGGTGGACCAGAGCAGCGTGCCGGAAGCGGAAATCTCGTTTAAAAACGCCTGGGGCATGGCCGACGAAGATCTCTACAAACAAACCCTGAAACTGGCCGATGCCGACTACGCCAAGCAGCAACCGTTCTTGCTGCAACTGATGACCACCTCCAACCACCGCCCCTACACCTACCCGGACGGGCGCATCGACATCAAGTCCGGCAACGGTCGTGACGGCGCGGTGAAATACACCGACCACGCCATCGGCGAATTCCTGCAGGCGGCGCGCCAGAAACCCTGGTTCGATAACACGATCTTCGTGTTCGTCGCCGACCACACCGCCGGCAGCGCGGGCAAGGAAGACCTGCCCATCACCAACTACCAGATTCCGCTGTTCGTCTATGCACCCAAGCTGATCGACCCTCGGGAGTCCGCGCAACTGGCCAGCCAGATCGACCTTGCGCCGACGTTGTTGGGGCTGATCAACCTGAGCTACGAATCGACCTTCTTTGGCCGCAACCTGTTGCAGGACAACCCACTGCCACCGCGCGTGGTGGTCGGCAACTATCAGCACCTGGGCTTGTTTGACGGCAAGGACCTGGCGATCCTCAGCCCACGCCAGGGCTTGCGCCGCCACGACCAGGCCCTGGGTGAGAGCCAGGAGTCGCGGGTGGGCAGCGATGATCCGTTGATCCAGCGAGCGATCACCTACTACCAGGCAGCCAGTTATGGGTTCAAGCAGCAGTTGTTGAGCTGGAAGGGCCCCAAGGATGCGAGCCCGCAACTGACCGAACGTTGATTGTAGTGAGCGGGCTTGCCCGCGCTGGGTGGCGAAGCCGCCCCAAACGGTACG
Proteins encoded in this region:
- a CDS encoding class I SAM-dependent methyltransferase, whose amino-acid sequence is MSSPIKLEFSDKYDDQHAQEYLLKHKDNLARRLSHKRDEQLARGALAMAGEPGLVLDLPCGAGRFWPLLAEKPNRVIIGADNSESMLKVAMAAQPADVVKRVRPLQTSAFDIDLPDNSVDSIFCMRLLHHIGDPAHRVAILREFQRVTRDSVILSLWVDGNFKAWKRKRLEEKRRGEGEQEGYQNRFVLPAATVEDEFEQAGFRVQESLDFMPLYAMWRVYVLRKR
- the colR gene encoding two-component system response regulator ColR produces the protein MRILLVEDNRDILANLADYLGLKGYTVDCAQDGLSGLHLAATEHYDLIVLDIMLPGIDGYTLCKRLREDARRDTPVIMLTARDQLDDRLQGFKSGADDYLLKPFALSELAARIEAVLRRAQGGGRRALQVADLHYDLDTLEVTREGRLLKLNPVGLKLLAVLMQKSPHVLRREILEEALWGDDCPDSDSLRSHVHQLRQVIDKPFAKPLLQTVHGVGYRLAEGRDGV
- a CDS encoding lipopolysaccharide kinase InaA family protein, whose product is MAVECVAGSHVAPEERFDFFWRQQGEWVEEPNRRRGGESGVQRVTGPNGHLLYSKRQTGHIYRSWLHPFGRPTVLRERDALKGLRSLDVRVPDLVFCGARRDPEHQWKALLVTAALDGFDEIENWYAAGGREQYGELVHERVLKELAGTLVRMHKGRWQHGCLYIKHIFIRVTGEGDSANVEIALLDFEKCRQRLTAYRAASHDMQQLRRHSSWSSADWNKLSYFYETAFGSAIKGLTR
- a CDS encoding HAMP domain-containing sensor histidine kinase, giving the protein MEFKQSLAQRIIIAFALMSALVAGAFAMGIVATVHLVEEKLISAGLGGDLQRLLLMDSVEDWNHRPEPDQLFYFSGGPGDFDLPKDLRHLEPGFHEVFRESLSYHAMVEVVDGRRYVLLQDQSDFEERERVLFAVVLVGFVLSLALAVFLGWVLARKVMAPVVRLARQVRHRDQLLGLAPPLAPDYAADEVGELAVAFDATLGRLRQALSREQLFTSDVSHELRTPLMVLASSCELLLENPAIDQRGRNQVERIARACAEMRELVQTFLMLARAQHDDGSMSPRVTLKQVADDLLGLWREPIECKGLELIYQPGNPLDTRYNATFLHAVMGNLLRNALHYTEHGFIRLTLEPEGFVVEDSGVGIPEDKREAMFEPFVRGSEKRGEGLGLGLSLVQRICENQGWSVSLSTMEPNGCRFHVELSQVKS
- a CDS encoding LTA synthase family protein, giving the protein MGFLKTAPMRYLLLVTGAWLLVFLLTRGVLLITHLDEVSGNLLPVFGVGLLYDLGFLAYAALPLGLYLLLCPPALWRRRGHRWFLQAVLSVSLFAMLFTSVAEWLFWDEFGVRFNFIAVDYLVYSDEVLNNLLESYPIGKLLSLLAMLAIVLSLVLRKPFNAAMNAPLPPLRGRLVTALSLLVITGLSLQLISQDSPRTQGGNAYNNELASNGPYQFFAAFRNNELDYPQFYKTLPADVVAQQLRAELSEPNARFIGKDPLDIRRAIDNPGTLRKPNIVLVTIESFSAKYMGSNGDERNLTPNLDALRKQSLYFNNFYATGTRTDRGLEAITLAIPPTPGRSIVKRIGRESGFASLGQQLSAIGYDSVFVYGGRGYFDNMNAFFSGNGYRVVDQSSVPEAEISFKNAWGMADEDLYKQTLKLADADYAKQQPFLLQLMTTSNHRPYTYPDGRIDIKSGNGRDGAVKYTDHAIGEFLQAARQKPWFDNTIFVFVADHTAGSAGKEDLPITNYQIPLFVYAPKLIDPRESAQLASQIDLAPTLLGLINLSYESTFFGRNLLQDNPLPPRVVVGNYQHLGLFDGKDLAILSPRQGLRRHDQALGESQESRVGSDDPLIQRAITYYQAASYGFKQQLLSWKGPKDASPQLTER
- a CDS encoding multidrug efflux RND transporter permease subunit, yielding MKFTDAFIRRPVLAMVVSLLIVLLGMQAYSKLPLRQYPSMENALITVTTAYPGANAETIQGYITQPLQQSLASAEGIDYMTSVSRQNFSVISIYARIGSNSDRLFTELLAKANEVKNKLPQDAEDPVLSKEAADASALMYISFSSGQLSNPQITDYLSRVIQPKLATLPGMAEAEILGNQVFAMRIWLDPVKLAGFGLSASDITDAVRHYNFLSAAGEVKGEFVVTSINANTDLKSAEAFGAITVKADGDSRVLLRDVARVEMGAENYNAISSFGGTPSVYIGIKATPSANPLEVIKEVRKIMPQLESQLPPNLKAEIAYDATLFIQASINEVVKTLFEAVLIVIVVVFLFLGALRSVVIPVITIPLSMIGVLFFMQLMGYSINLLTLLAMVLAIGLVVDDAIVVVENIHRHIEEGKTPLDAALEGAREIALPVVSMTITLAAVYAPIGFLEGLTGALFKEFALTLAGAVIISGIIALTLSPMMCALLLRHDENPSGLAHRLDRIFDGLKRRYQSLLHGTLNTRPVVIVFALIVLALIPVFLKFTQSQLAPDEDQGIIFMMASAPQPANLDYLNTYTDEFVKIFKEFPEYYSSFQINGFNGVQSGIGGFLLKPWNERSRTQMQILPEVQHRLEQIPGLQVFGFNLPSLPGTGEGLPFGFVINTANDYESLLEVANRVKKRAMESGKFAFVDIDLAFDKPEIVVDIDRAKAAQMGVSMQDLGGTLATLLAEAEINRFTLDGRSYKVIAQVERAYRDNPDWLNNYYVKNNKGELLPLSTLITLSDRARPRQLNQFQQLNSALISGFPIVSMGEAIDTVRQIAIEETPPGYAFDYSGASRQFIQEGTALWVTFGLALAIIFLVLAAQFESFRDPLVILVTVPLSICGALIPLFLGWSSMNIYTQVGLVTLIGLISKHGILIVEFANQLRKDKGLTPRQAVEEAAAIRLRPVLMTTAAMVFGMVPLILATGAGAVSRFDIGMVIATGMSIGTLFTLFVLPCVYTLLARPDKP